In Rosa chinensis cultivar Old Blush chromosome 1, RchiOBHm-V2, whole genome shotgun sequence, a genomic segment contains:
- the LOC121050067 gene encoding uncharacterized protein LOC121050067, whose translation MSNTNKLDFVPLDYAGKRYLIWAVDVEIHLIARNLLHTIQELCPTKIAPDYQTETDNSWALAFMKRHMDNDLLFEFINEDTAIKLWQALRERYGNVHDSILRNIEAEWNDLRFSEFDTIMQFYSEALHIRAMMRLCGKTITEDQLIEKTLNTFPIYAMRSSDLFRTHVNARRITSFQQFMEAMATTERYGNELVKGEIDRLQDSHQEHRPMARESRHQRHNPYNRNAQGNRLRRQSHDRNCDV comes from the coding sequence atgtcaaacacgaacaaactcgattttgttccattggattatgcaggcaaaaggtacttaataTGGGCCGTTGACGTCGAGATCCACCTTATTGCCCGtaatttattgcatacaatccaagagctttgtcctacAAAAATAGCTCCAGACTATCAAACTGAGACCGATAATTCCTGGGCACTCgccttcatgaaacgtcacatggataatGACCTCctgtttgagttcataaatgaggatacagctataaagctttggcaagctCTTCGTGAACGTTATGGCAATGTTCATGACTCCATCCTTCGGAAtatagaagcagaatggaatgatcttcgcttctctgaatttgacacaatcatgcaattttattcggaagctctccacatcagagcaatgatgcgtctctgtgggaagacgatcacagaagaccaattgattgagaaaaccctcaataccttccccatctatgctatgaggtcctctgatttattccggactcatgtgaatgcaagacggatcacaagttttcaacagttTATGGAAGCTATGGCCACTACTGAAAGAtatggcaatgaacttgtgaaaggagaaattgataggcttcaagatagccatcaagagcatcgtcctatggctagagaaagtcgccatcaaCGTCATAATCCTTACAATCGAAATGCTCAAGGTAATCGCCTAAGGCGACAATCACACGAtcgtaattgtgatgtctaa
- the LOC121050068 gene encoding uncharacterized protein LOC121050068, which produces MLLSFYGTFGNIGVISFSSMFLIYNPSIVASLAFAASREFLQIPPKLLPPRHSCIADLSTKETHWSAPQCGSLKLNTDAAWDEDSNSCGLAVVIHDSSGVIVGGSSRFLLCKIPFLRWTGRLPELLLVYKLLPAASIVLTGVG; this is translated from the exons ATGTTGCTTTCCTTCTATGGTACATTTGGAAATATAGGTGTAATCTCATTTTCAAGCATGTTCCTTATATATAATCCTTCGATTGTCGCTTCTCTTGCCTTCGCTGCTTCAAGGGAATTCCTTCAGATCCCTCCCAAGCTGCTTCCCCCGCGACACTCTTGCATCGCTGATCTGTCTACTAAGGAGACCCATTGGTCTGCCCCTCAATGTGGTTCTCTTAAATTAAATACGGATGCCGCCTGGGATGAAGATTCTAACTCTTGTGGTTTGGCGGTGGTGATTCATGATTCCTCTGGAGTCATTGTGGGGGGCTCCTCCAG ATTTCTGCTCTGCAAAATCCCCTTTCTACGGTGGACTGGACGGCTTCCCGAATTGTTGCTCGTATACAAGCTCTTGCCGGCCGCTTCCATCGTGTTAACTGGCGTTGGGTAA